In a single window of the Heliangelus exortis chromosome 1, bHelExo1.hap1, whole genome shotgun sequence genome:
- the ITFG2 gene encoding KICSTOR complex protein ITFG2 — MRSVSYVQCVALDFGSNLFPHAICLGDADNDALNELVVGDTNGKLYVYKNDDSKPWAVRSCQGMLTCVGVGDICNKGKNLVVAVSAEGWFHLFDLTSPKHPDVSGHHEVAGAEEQKPVFKQHIPANTKVMLISDIDGDGKCELVVGYTDRVVRAFRWEDSMENSDHVSGQLLLLKKWLLEGQVDSLSVNPGPDGSPEMMVSQPGCGYAILLCTWGSEQQASGEGRDSSASSSEAPIRDVILHQTSGRIHNKNVSTHLIGSIGRGRSGENSGSGLFALCTLDGTLKLMEGADKLLWSVQVDHQLFALEKLDVTGNGCEEVIACAWDGQTYIIDHNRTVVRFQADENVGAFCAGLYACKGGINSPCLVYVSFNHKIYIYWDIQLERMESTNLLKILDSDPEFGYLLQQLGVERSDVSAVKDLIHKTLYFPEEEQQSSSSQDQDPAGTESSDHYAVI, encoded by the exons atGCGGTCGGTCAGCTACGTGCAGTGCGTGGCGCTCGACTTCGGCAGCAATCTCTTCCCGCATGCCATCTGCCTGGGGGACGCCGACAACGACGCG CTGAATGAACTGGTGGTGGGAGACACCAACGGTAAACTCTATGTTTACAAGAATGATGACAGCAAACCCTGGGCTGTGCGATCTTGCCAAGGAATG ctcACATGTGTTGGTGTGGGAGATATCTGCAATAAAGgaaag aATCTTGTGGTGGCAGTGAGTGCAGAAGGCTGGTTTCATCTATTTGACCTGACTTCTCCAAAACACCCAGATGTTTCAGGACACCATGAGGTtgctggagcagaagagcaGAAGCCAGTGTTCAAGCAGCACATTCCTGCCAACACCAAGGTCATGCTGATCAGTGACATTG ATGGAGATGGGAAGTGTGAGTTGGTGGTGGGTTACACTGACAGGGTGGTACGTGCCTTCCGCTGGGAGGACTCAATGGAGAATTCAGATCATGTCTCtgggcagctgctcctgctgaagAAATGGCTGCTTGAAGGTCAG GTGGACAGCCTCTCTGTGAACCCAGGTCCTGATGGCTCACCAGAGATGATGGTGTCTCAGCCAGGCTGTGGTTATGCCATCCTCCTGTGCACCTGGGGCTCGGAGCAGCAGGCctctggggagggaagagacAGCTCTGCCTCAAGCAG TGAGGCTCCTATTCGGGATGTTATCCTACACCAGACATCTGGACGGATTCACAACAAGAATGTTTCCACTCATCTCATTGGTAGCATTGGCCGAG GTCGCTCTGGTGAGAACAGTGGCTCGGGTCTCTTTGCCCTCTGTACTCTGGATG ggACCTTGAAACTCATGGAGGGAGCAGATAAACTGCTCTGGTCTGTGCAGGTGGATCACCAGCTGTTtgctctggaaaagctggatGTTACT GGCAATGGGTGTGAGGAGGTGATTGCCTGTGCATGGGATGGTCAGACATACATCATCGACCACAACCGGACTGTTGTCAGATTTCAAGCAGATGAGAATGTTGGTGCATTCTGTGCAG GCCTCTATGCATGCAAAGGAGGAATCAACAGTCCCTGCCTGGTTTATGTCAGCTTCAATCATAAGATCTACATCTACTGGGATATCCAGCTGGAAAGAATGGAGTCTACCAACCTGTTGAAAATCCTGGATTCTGACCCAGAGTTTGGAtatctcctgcagcagcttggTGTGG AAAGAAGTGATGTTTCTGCTGTCAAAGATCTAATTCACAAAACACTCTATTTTCctgaggaagagcagcagagcagctcttcaCAGGATCAGGATCCTGCTGGAACAGAGTCCTCTGACCACTATGCTGTCATCTAG